GTGGGAGATTTTTTCCGAAGTATAGTCCTGGAAGCCGACAGGCAAATTCTACCTTAGCCCAGTCGGATGAAATAAGAACATAAAGCTGTAGCAGCTCAAGTGCAAAACTCAGCATGACAAGTACTACTCCTGTCAGAATGCCTGTTCTTCCCCATGGCACCCTACTAGGTGAGCTGAGAGACTCATGTTTATAGCGCAGGAGATCCTTGATCAATGTTACTATTCCTGAAGGATATATGACCGCAACACAAAAAATGCTGAGGAAAAAGTTAATGGTACCATGTGCACTGAATAAGGAATGAGTGGTGGAGAAGAAATGATCGTAGGTGAAAGCCAGCTCTGTCTCAATTATCCTATATGCAGCTTCGTAGTTTCTCTCTACATCCAAGAGGAATCCTTTGAAGACCAGATCATGAGTTTTCTGAAGCTTCGCTTCAGGGCAATCGGCCCCAAAGAAACGCCTCCGTAATAGCTGAAACAAGGCAAAGGAAAGGCACAGTTCCTTCAGTCGTGGACCTTCACTTCCACCGAACGGACCTGAAGAGGAACTCCATACCATGCTAACTGTAATATGGCCCCgttcgtcctcatcatcacttTTCTCCTCCccttcatcataatcatcatccttTTCATgcttctgctcctcctcctcatcatcatcatcattatcatcgtCCTTCTCCTTCACCTCCACGATCTCCTCCTCCTTTTCTTTCTCATTTTCATCAGCCTTTTCATgcttctgctcctcctcctcatcatcatcatcatcgtccttCTCCTTCACCTCCATGATCTCCTCCTCCTTTTCATTATCATTTTCATCAACCTTTTCATGCTTccgctcctcctcatcatcattctTCTCATCCACCTCCACTACCAGCTTCTCCTCATCATCATTCTCATTCACCTCCACAATCTTCTCCTGTTCATCCTTACGGTGCTCTTTCTTCTGATCGAAAGAAAAAACAAGGTAGTTGTACCCTTCAAGAGATACTGGATCATAAGCTACAGATGCCCGTTGGTCAATCTTCATATGCGTTTGGAGGTATAAGCTCCCCTTGTCTGAGAAGCTACTTGCCATGATATTTGCGCAAGTCCTTCCACCATTCATGGTCAGAAAGAAGATCAGAAAGAACACCGCGATCAGGGAGTGAATGAGAGCGTTCCAACCTAAAAATCCGGAGGTGTGGGGGATGGTTATGGCCATGGACATGTAGCTCACCACAAACAGGACATGCCGGAAGAACTGGGCGGTGTACCGCTTGTTGTCATCAACATTGTAAGCTGTCATCGTGTTCACTCTCCCCAAAGCAACGACAACAAACATAGTAGTGAGCAGAGATTTGGTCTCTTTGAACGGAGAGTTGTACATAACACCAAGGGTATATGCCACTAAGGGTTGGCTGGCAGAGTATGCCAGCCATAGTGGGTACTTAACATAGGCGCTATTGATGCTGCGCCTGTACCGATTGCCCACCACCTGTATGGCGCCAATGACGACATAGAGTAATAACAGGAGCTCAATCTGGGTTCCCACCATCTTCTCGCTGTGCCACCATGAGGTATGGCCCCCCTGTGCTTGTGCGGGTGCCGGTGCCGCTTGTGGCAGCTCATTATACAGCTGCTTCACAGGATGGCGTACCATCCTGCCTTGTTCAGCGAAGCGCCTTCTGCTGTAGTTCTGGTAGTTCAGCTTGGCTAGATGGAATAATCAGTAGTTAGTGAGAACAGGCAGCTCGATCTAGCTTACTGACTATGAAGTACAATACAAAGTGTGAGCCAAGCATACAAGATATATACTAATATTTTCACTATCTCACATGTCGTAGTCCTTCATCAGTAGTTACGTTGGAAGTATCAACTCGGTATTGGAGGTTAATCACGCGTagtgttatttatttatttattgagaTGGAATGGATGCACCGTTATTGAggaagaatccaatgatatatgcaTATTACTAATGCGACGCCGTTTCGGCCAAGTTGCATGCTCAATGTATGTGACAAATATGTTTGGACAGAGGGCATACTCTATAGTGTTTGACGGACACCAATATGCTATGGCCTAATCTTATATACTCTCTTCTATTATGTTTATAGTGCACCCAGGCTAAAATCAAACAAATTTTCGAGCATGTAATTCCGCTAATACAACTTAGATCAACGCATAATACTAGATCAAGGCAATTAATGGTCTATCCCTAATGGCATGCAATCACATAAATTTATGCAACTTTGACTTAAAACAGAAGCTTTCTCGTTTTATTTAATTGCTATGCCTCACATCCATTAGAATGCACTCTAAAAAGAATAAAGCAAAATATATATATTGGGTGCGCTATAAACAAAAGAGGAGGGAGTATTGGCCACTCGTGCTCGCCAACCTGGTCGCTCCCGGGGCAACTCCGGAGGCCCTCCGCACCGCTACCCAACATTCTATTCTATGTAAGGTTCACTAATTACACGAACTTTCATGGAAAAAATTTAATGGCATGAGCAAGAATATACGTGAAACAAAAAATATATCTCTCATATTCACTAAAATTCTGAATTGTGGCGAACATATGGAAGAAAAAAATGATTCCGGGGAACAAGAAAATGACTGTACTAACTAAAGTAATAAATAACAAATACTGCCTCTGCAACTTAATACAAGACATTTTTTGATACTGTCATGGACTCTAAAAACGTCTTATAAaaagttacagagggagtatattcctAAAGGAATATCACATACCTTTTTCTACAGGTGTGGAGTTGGAAGTGATGAACAAATAATTATGGCAAACGTGAAGAGAAATATAGATAGAATCACCAAATCTCATATCACTGGAAAATCTACAAACAGAAAGATAAACCATGGTGAATTAAAAAGTGGACTAGTATAAACAAAAGTACATATATAAACACTTCAGAGATGAAAAAAGGTCAGCCCTATCCTTCTTTCTTCGGAGTCCATCACCGACGATTGGTGTCACAGGGCAAAGGAGACCGGAAACTGCTACAGCAGGTGCAGCGCGGCAGAACGGGCATGTCATGTTGAACCGCAGCCACTCGCCCACGCATGCCGGGTGGAAGTTCATGCACGCCGGCAGCACCCTCACCGTCTTGCCATTCGCCAGTAGTGTTTTTTTCCTGTATGGGCAGATAATGGATTTTATGGGCATGTAGCCTGTCTTGTGAAAATAAGCATGTCTTCTAATAAAGCTTTCTATATTTTTACAAAAGATATGACTACAAAAAAAGGATAAAACAATTTACATGTTGAACAGAGTACTACTCCCTCAGTTCGGAAATAAGTGGCTTGGACCATGCCACTTATTTACGAACGGAGGTAGTATTTACTATGTTTTGACACTTGATGGCACGCACCTGATTTACAGCTAACACTTGCATAGCACAATTTTTTTACAAAGAGATCTGAACTTTTCTTCTGAAGTTGCCTCTCAGAAAGTAAACGAACCACCACTAATCCTCTAAATCACTCGCTGAAGCAAGGTCTGAGCTCACATGAAAGCACCACAGCTTCAATGCACCTCAAAATCTGCTCGGTGACTCTGTCTGCAAGCTGCACTGTCTAATGGTTCCTGATTTGGACAGTAACTCTGCTCAGTGACCGTGTCTTCAACCTGCACTGTCGAATGGTTCCTGATTTGTACAGTAAAACTCTGCTCTGTGACTGTGTCTGCAACCTGCATCATCATCTGCTGCCCGTAAAACCCTACTCTGTGAGTGTGCCTGCACTTTCGCACCATCACCTTCTGCCTGAATCCATTCTTGAGTAACCTGCGAACGGACATATTCCCTACCCCAGTCACCCCAGTCAGCAGCAGGCCGCCCATCTCCGATGATCCAATCACTACGTTCCAATGATCCAATCACGCAAGCAGATGCAGGTCACGCCGCTGACCCCGTCCCCAGCAGGGACAGCAGGCGGAGAGACGAGGGGCTTGGggagcagggggggggggggggggggggggggagagcgcCAGTGCGGGGATGCGAGGCCCTGGGGCGGCACCGCTCAGGGAGCAGGAGGAGCGCCGGTGCAGCGACGCGGCGTCCGAGCCCAGCCTCGACGAGGATTTCGCCCGGCGGCGGCACAGCAGGAGGAGTGCGAGCTTCGGGAAGCAGAGGGGCGGGATGAGGCGGTGGCTGGAAAGCGCTTGATGGGAGCCGCTGGCGGGGATCCACACTGCGAGCATATCTGGGTCGTGGCCGTCGGCGGGTGGTCAGCTCGCGGCCACTATTTCTGGCTTTAAGCCTTTTTAGTGGGATTTCTGGTTTTAAGCGAGATGGGAAGGATCACTCGCTGAAGGGTCGGCTAATCGGGCTCGGTGAGGGGAGCAGGCAGACCTCTTTCTGGAGCCTTCCAACGATCGTGGATTAAGAGCACGCCAGCCGCGTCACATGTTGCACTCTGAGCATTTTATacggattttttatattttttcgcACACGTTTTTGGATTTTTAaattgtttttttggttttttttgacTTTTTGGTTTTGGTCTTCCTCAACAATTGGAccaacaaaaaaattaaaaaaattacacGAAAAATAtcttttttcctttcgcgagaggcacgatttttcttctgcgagagacgcggttttgctttcgcgagaggcgcgGCCATGGCTCTCAGAAATGAAAAAACATATttgttttccttccgcgagaggcacggttgtgcttttgtgagaggcacaaccgtgcctctcggaacggaaaaaacacattttttgttttttttttcttctgcgagaggcacgggtgtgctttcgtgagagtcacaaccgtgcctctcgaaacagaaaaaatgatttttttattttttttttctacGAGAGGCACGGtcttgcttccgtgagaggcacggttgtgcttccggagaggcacggtcgtgcctcttggaAAAAAAGACACGTTCTCTGTTCCTTTCCTTGAGAGAGGAaacaaaaaaacacattttctgttCCTTTCCTTGTGAGAGGTACAGTTTTGCTTCCGTAAGAGGTACGGCCGTGCCTCTaggaaatgaaaaataaaatacgttttctgttttttttctttctgcaagaggcacggttttgctttctcGAGATGCACGGCCTTACCTTTTTCGGAAAGGGAAAAGAGATATGAACGCATGGTTTAaggataaaacgttttgaataaacggatgtaCGAaaaaaaactctcaggttgcgacaagtggcgttgcgacaagtggcgcgcatACAGGGCGCCACCTGTCGCAACCTGAGAAGGTGGGAGTGATTTTTTAAAGAAGTATTCCTTAATTAGTGACTTCGGGTTTAGAGAAACGGCATCAAGCCACTGAGCTAGCTTTCGGTTTGTGAACCCTACTATATAGAGAAAAAGAGCCgggctttctccttttcttttgttttttcgttTTCTTTGGATTTTTTCCCTGGGTTTTTTCATTAGTTTCTTTAgctttttttttttcatttttgtttcctttggtttattttctttcttttttggctttcacttttttggtttttctttatttctttttatgttATTTTCTACATTTTTATATACCCCCTCCGtcttaaaattcttgtcttaaatttatctagatacagatgtatctaacactaaaatatgAATAACTACATCCatatgtagacaaatctaagacaagaattttggaatggagggagtacatgattacTATTTTTTCaaacatgtttaatatttttatatgcatgatcaacatttttccaAATACCTTCTCAACATTTTTCCAATAATTGTTCAAtagtttttaaatacttgttcatcaTTTTTAACACTTATTAAATATATTTAATACTTATTTAACCTTTTTCTATACTCTTTCAATATTTtttatactcgttcaacatttttcatgtacccgttcaacatttttaaatacttattcaacatttttaataatTATTTAACATTTGcaaatatttgttttgtattttaatacgtattcaatatttttagatactttttcaataacatatatatttatatataatattttaaaaataaaagtagaaaaacaaagaaaaaatgagAACAGCCCACGTGTTGCATCCTCCAACCCAGGCACGACCTAACTAATAAACGGGCCGGACCGTGGCATGTTTAACTATCTCGCCTTCAGCGAGTCCAGCTTTCGACTTGCTGAAGGGCGAGCGAGATGGGCCGGCCCACACTCGCAGGAGGCCACATTTTTTTCTTGCTTTATTTGTATTTTttataatattatatatatatatatatataaataatatatatatatatatatattgcaacAATACACTCCACAAAAACATTTGAAAATTGCTAAACAACTATTTGAAGAACtttgaacgagtatttgaaaaatattgaacaaatatttgaaaatgttgaatatgtattttaaaaatattgaacaagtatttgaaaaatgttgaacaagcattCGGACAATCTTGAACGTGTATAGAAAAATTGTTGATCATGTATTAcaaaatgatgaatttttttgatcatgcatataaaaatgttaatcaagtatttggaaaatattaaatgtgcatagaaaaaaagttgaccatgtattaaacaaataatgaatttttttatcatgtatatcaAAATGTTAaagaagcatttgaaaaatgttgaaaaagtgtttgaaaaatgttaataaagcgtttgaaaatgttaaatgtgtatagaaaaatgtcaGCCGTGTATTAAAAAAATGCTGATATTTTTATTTGAAAACTATCAATCAAGCATAtaaaaaatgtaaagaaaacacATTTTCGAAAACCAgtcaaacttgtatttgaaaacaGAGAAAACACGGAGTGAAAatgaggaaaaaaggaaaaaaaatagtgGAACCGGACCGTGTCGCCTCAAGTAAAACACGCCATAGATTTCATTAATACGTCCTACACTAGCAAAATGGTTAGCTACTCTGCTTATTACCCATGAGTCCGGGATCGAATTTCACCCTGAGcgctcctttctctctctctctctctgtattaTTCCTAGTTTTATTTTCGCTTCAATGGGTCGGCCCATCGCTGCAGACTTCGAAAGAGGATCTTTTGTCTCATGGTAGCGTGCTCCAGTCCCCTTACGAAGTCAAAACTATTTAGCTTATTCTCTTGATTTCAATCGACCGCTACTGGATTTCTGTCTCGCTTCCCTTTTTCGTAATATGAATTGGCGATCAGAACACATATGGGTAGAACTTCTAAAAGGTTCTTGAAAAAGAGATGCGAGAGTAGATCCTGTCTCGCTTAATGCGAGACATAGCTCTCACGATGTCTAGCATATTGCGCCACATTTTTTAGCCCGTTGGGCTGTTTTTTAGGCATATTGGATTGTATTTTAGAACATATAAAAAAatcttgattttttttaaaaaaattagcaGGCTGTGCtgtgccggcccgcgtgcccagcCTCCAAGCCCATGCACGGCCCAAGGCGTGCCGCGTGCGGGGCATGGCCCGTTTAGCTCGTGTGTGCCTGGCCCATGGTGGGCCGTGCCAGTGTGCTCGCGGGTTGGCCTTGTTGGGCCGGCCCGTGTGGCCAGGTTTGGTGGAGACTAGGTGTGGTTCACGCGATGGAGCTTGCCGAAGCGGCTCATGCTGGTTGACCTTCTATTAGAAAGGAAATATAAATTTTTAAGAAATgtatattgttggaaatattagcactctTCCAACTAATCTAAaccacgagtaaacagtaagcatggtaAATAtggtatgcatctcataccgatacctaagcatgtgagcacgtacAGTACATAGAACCAAAACATCTATGAACAGCATATATACGGCCAGCACATGAACGAGCAAATAGGGGGTGAAcgagtcataccctccggttggccaggccaacctgGCAGCGGCAGCCTCGGCATGGGGcgaggccttcttcttggcggcttcGTCGTCAGCCATGGAGTCAATGCaagggaagtagtggaagcagaggtggacggagacggggacggatcgggagcagtcgcgtcgagacgcttcccaaaaaccttattgtcgttctcccaggcaggatctcgaacgacagggttccggaggcacctgcacTCCCGACCAATtgtgcacgcggtcgtcgggatgggatcgccggaggcAGCATAGAGAGGGGAACAATAGATGACGGCTAGTGTTGTACGAGAACgagtgagtgaactgagttagggttTACTCCTCTGGCCAGCGCCTTCTTATATAGGACGTCAGGAAGATGGGCCTGGACtcaggcccacgaccgagtccgcGAACAGCCCACGGTCCAACATCTCAGACAGTGCCGCTTCTGcaagcgactcgttaattaattaacaattaatTAACCATTCCTTACCGGCAAGAATAAGCTTcgactcggctcattcccgcaacccgcgggtgcgcgcgcgcgtcgtgacgaggcgaggcatggCGAGGCGATGCGTGCAGCGGAGGAGGAGGACCGCGCGTGTACAGCTCatattcccaagctcccaatagcaagtggtagagcatcccttataaagaggtctcactcttcttactgtagTAGTATGGTACTAAACTTCCCACACTTTCCATCATTTATCGTACGCAAtaatgggccttagagattaactaaggattattgtcttatatgggcttaagcccatccataatccatcaatcccccaccagatctcgaggcacataaaTTTGTCAActattccaaacaatgtttgatataccagaattttcagtggagactgttaagttgaacttccacctagaacaaTAGGATTAaacttcttcacaactgaacaatggactatgccttgaattgtcggtttggcgtgcagaagtttcgcctattgtcagctgatacgtgggtgccgaaggctaaaccccatgggtggagcttattagtcatactatgtaccttctcatgagcttcctagagatcacccaatctcatagactgtgaccagcagtcgggctcacataggtgtgttcctctaaagaatgctctgtaggttagcatatgataatcctcaagtgcaaggaatcatcgtagcaatttccaaaggtggaagtgataagcatggagtgtcgaacctagaaggagctaaaggtaagattagtattctctcaagtcctatctgtcactgatacgactctacgtacaccgaacatttgcttccaactagaaacgagaaataaaactatgttgtgggtatgaagaggatacctttgcatgatatcggagaactaaaatataaaagtaggtgatgttatcataaagttagaatatattactatatattataaatagcgagtgtggaataatgatggattggtgtgcggaattatcctaggcaattgttaacaagatcggtaatcattattgcaatttcatatgagggagaggcataagctaacatactttctcttcttggatcatatgcacttatgattggaactctagcaagcatccgcaactactaaagatcattaaggtaaaacccaaccatagcattaaagtatcaagcccCTTtatccatacgcaacaacccccttactcgggtttaagcttctgtcactttagcaacccactataagcgaatcatgaacgtattgcaacaccctacagtgggaatccccgcaacacggaaggcaccataggacagcaccaaaataaaacatacaactcaaaccaatctagatcatcaatcaaccaataggacaaaagaaatctactcaaagcatcataggatggcaacacatcattggatcataatatgtggcataaagcaccatgttcaagtaggggattacagcggggtgcgggagagtggaccgcgtaaaagagatgaggatggtgatgaagatggtgatgttgatgaagacgatcaccgcggtgatggttcccccgatggcactccggcgccaccaagagagagggggagtggttctcccctttgtgcttcctcctccatggcctcccccttagatggggaaaggttctccctctgatcCTTGGCCTCCATGACGATGGTGacccctccggcttcctcctccatggccttcggtgatgttggcccccttcggcagggtgccagagagggcctagattggtttttcgtggctacagaggcttacggcggcggaactcccgatctctcttCTATTATGGGTTTTTTTGGATTTATAGGAGGAATTGGCgtcggtttcatgtcagggggCCCCATGAGGCAATCACAAGGTcgaggggcatgccctagggggggctCCCCCACCATTGTGGTGGCCCCGGGACTCCTCTTCCGTatctttttcttccagtatttttcatattttccagaaaaattctccgttaattttcagctcgtttcgaggacttttatttctgcacaaaaacaagaccacgatagttctgctgaaaacaacgtcagtccgggttagttctaatcaaatcataccaaaatcacaTGGAatcattgtaaacatggcatgaata
This DNA window, taken from Triticum aestivum cultivar Chinese Spring chromosome 1D, IWGSC CS RefSeq v2.1, whole genome shotgun sequence, encodes the following:
- the LOC123180426 gene encoding uncharacterized protein yields the protein MVYLSVCRFSSDMRFGDSIYISLHVCHNYLFITSNSTPVEKAKLNYQNYSRRRFAEQGRMVRHPVKQLYNELPQAAPAPAQAQGGHTSWWHSEKMVGTQIELLLLLYVVIGAIQVVGNRYRRSINSAYVKYPLWLAYSASQPLVAYTLGVMYNSPFKETKSLLTTMFVVVALGRVNTMTAYNVDDNKRYTAQFFRHVLFVVSYMSMAITIPHTSGFLGWNALIHSLIAVFFLIFFLTMNGGRTCANIMASSFSDKGSLYLQTHMKIDQRASVAYDPVSLEGYNYLVFSFDQKKEHRKDEQEKIVEVNENDDEEKLVVEVDEKNDDEEERKHEKVDENDNEKEEEIMEVKEKDDDDDDEEEEQKHEKADENEKEKEEEIVEVKEKDDDNDDDDEEEEQKHEKDDDYDEGEEKSDDEDERGHITVSMVWSSSSGPFGGSEGPRLKELCLSFALFQLLRRRFFGADCPEAKLQKTHDLVFKGFLLDVERNYEAAYRIIETELAFTYDHFFSTTHSLFSAHGTINFFLSIFCVAVIYPSGIVTLIKDLLRYKHESLSSPSRVPWGRTGILTGVVLVMLSFALELLQLYVLISSDWAKVEFACRLPGLYFGKNLPQLFGYWQNKIGQHSLIKDLHGKSFIADLVGSLSYLFQSFHCYTSAFPRGFEHRGVKKADRIPLTDTVKLAIARTLKESNGQLSCGVSSLRQNFQGEEIPLWACNHETPARTMLIWHVATEYCVIAQCKIAELETLVLNHHTVAQEISSYCAYLMAFVLELLPDHPLETTNCFMK